A genome region from Eurosta solidaginis isolate ZX-2024a chromosome 2, ASM4086904v1, whole genome shotgun sequence includes the following:
- the cype gene encoding cytochrome c oxidase subunit 6C isoform X1 yields the protein MCGRFTMPSAPAAVAASKPVLRGLHNATIKKNLTVAIALTAAVTVGWHFLVNKPKREAYAEFYKNYDAEKSFERMKNNGRFQSC from the exons ATGTGCGGTC GTTTTACTATGCCAAGTGCTCCCGCTGCTGTCGCCGCCTCAAAGCCGGTCCTCCGTGGTCTACACAATGCTACAATCAAAAAGAACTTGACGGTTGCAATAGCACTAACTGCTGCTGTAACTGTGGGTTGGCATTTTCTTGTTAATAAACCAAAGAGGGAAGCATATGCGGAGTTTTACAA GAACTATGATGCTGAGAAGTCCTTTGAACGCATGAAGAATAACGGCCGTTTTCAAAGTTGTTAG
- the cype gene encoding cytochrome c oxidase subunit 6C isoform X2, translating to MPSAPAAVAASKPVLRGLHNATIKKNLTVAIALTAAVTVGWHFLVNKPKREAYAEFYKNYDAEKSFERMKNNGRFQSC from the exons ATGCCAAGTGCTCCCGCTGCTGTCGCCGCCTCAAAGCCGGTCCTCCGTGGTCTACACAATGCTACAATCAAAAAGAACTTGACGGTTGCAATAGCACTAACTGCTGCTGTAACTGTGGGTTGGCATTTTCTTGTTAATAAACCAAAGAGGGAAGCATATGCGGAGTTTTACAA GAACTATGATGCTGAGAAGTCCTTTGAACGCATGAAGAATAACGGCCGTTTTCAAAGTTGTTAG